The sequence below is a genomic window from Mycobacterium spongiae.
GCCGCCCGCCAGCGCCCCGATCGGCAGCGCGATGAGGAACCACAGCAGCATTCCGGCCGCTTGGGTCTGGTCCATTTGGAGCACACCCTGGCCGAACAGCTCGACGTTGACCAGCGTCACCATCAGCGCCGCGCCCGCGGCGACCGAGGCGCCCAGTGCGGCCAGGAACGGGCGGAAGTGGACGCCGGCAGGGTCGATGAGTCGGGTGCTGGACCGGCGTTCCCAGACGATGAATGCGACCGCCGCAGCGATGGCCCCGATCAGCAAGGGCAGACCGTAGCTCGGCAGTACTTCCTTGCCGTCGGGGTTGGGGTTGTACAACCCGATGACCGCAAGGCCCAGACCGACTGCGAGTAGCAGCCCGCCGACCAGGTCGATTTTTTCCGGCTCTGCGCTGCGGTCGTGAGAAGGCAGGCTGAAGTGGATCATGGTCATAGCGATCAGCGTCAGCGGAACATTGATCCAGAACACGTCCCGCCAATCGCGCAACAGCCAGACGATGAAGATCCCATACAGGGGGCCCAGCACACTGCCGAGCTCTTGTGCGGCGCCGATGCCCCCCAACACCCCAGCGCGGCTTCGCTGCGACCACAGATCGGCTCCGAGCGCCAGTGTGACCGGTAGCAACGCGCCACTGGCCACGCCTTGGATGGTGCGGCCGGCTATCAGCATGTGGAAGTCGCCAAAACCGCCGGCCAGCGCCGTCACCACCGACCCGACGATGAACGTCGCCAGGCTGACCTGCAGCAGGAGTTTGCGGCCGAACCGATCGGAGGCCCGGCCCAGCAGCGGCATGGCGGCGATGTAGCCCAGCAGGTACATCGTGACGATCCAGGTGATC
It includes:
- a CDS encoding MFS transporter, which translates into the protein MRAGRRVAISAGSLAVLLGALDTYVVVTIMRDIMRDVGIPVNQLQRITWIVTMYLLGYIAAMPLLGRASDRFGRKLLLQVSLATFIVGSVVTALAGGFGDFHMLIAGRTIQGVASGALLPVTLALGADLWSQRSRAGVLGGIGAAQELGSVLGPLYGIFIVWLLRDWRDVFWINVPLTLIAMTMIHFSLPSHDRSAEPEKIDLVGGLLLAVGLGLAVIGLYNPNPDGKEVLPSYGLPLLIGAIAAAVAFIVWERRSSTRLIDPAGVHFRPFLAALGASVAAGAALMVTLVNVELFGQGVLQMDQTQAAGMLLWFLIALPIGALAGGWIATRAGDRAVTFAGLMIAAGGYWLVSYWPVDLLAYRHSILGLFTVPAMHSDLLVTGLGLGLVIGPLSSATLRVVPAAQHGIASAAVVVARMTGMLIGVAALSAWGLYRFNQILAGLSTSIPPDASLLERAVAIGAQYQQAFALMYGEIFTITAFVCVFGAVLGLLVSGRKEHAEEPEASERQALAPKP